In the genome of Candidatus Aegiribacteria sp., one region contains:
- a CDS encoding T9SS type A sorting domain-containing protein, which translates to MYSTLLSLLILALTGLFGEAAAFDPGSYDNWNFDILDTGIEPTDPSIRIDSQGYPHIAYLRQDRSTRSTRITYAYYSGSSWEFRTVLENYSIKYCFLALDGNDDPCIVFQSGSRPYTISYATPVPGGGWSIVEIASSANNGYLKALDSESNGNSHVIYYDACSGSSEKDLHHLFFNGSAWVNEIVWWFGDGAGCFGVSQALTSQNEPCLAHYNAWWGFIDSKNSWVRPCYTVRSGGSWSYEYLGDYWGDQTDIALTTGDLPRIVFQDGSELCFASSNGSTWQITNVDPAHEASEYCAIASDGSDTPPIAYHDSVNDDLRYAWSSGSSWNTTLLDSDGEVGIAPDIAVDGNGNPFIIYNDVTNHQLKLAWFGDPTGVNSHESGGVQNLSIHGVTPNPARNFLSITVSLSIQTEVSVSIFDLSGRLVRRAPIAICEEGVSELSLDITGLERGVYFVQASDGQLSKAVEVTVLP; encoded by the coding sequence ATGTACAGTACTCTACTCAGTCTGTTGATTCTAGCCTTAACAGGTTTATTCGGTGAAGCAGCAGCTTTCGATCCCGGTTCCTACGACAATTGGAACTTTGATATCCTCGATACTGGTATTGAACCTACCGATCCTTCAATCCGGATCGATTCTCAGGGTTATCCTCACATCGCATATCTTCGCCAGGATCGTTCTACGCGCTCCACGAGAATTACATATGCATATTACAGCGGTTCGAGCTGGGAATTCAGAACAGTGTTGGAGAATTATTCGATTAAGTACTGTTTTCTCGCCCTGGATGGTAATGATGATCCATGCATTGTTTTCCAGTCAGGTTCTCGCCCATACACTATCAGTTATGCAACACCGGTTCCCGGTGGGGGCTGGTCTATTGTCGAAATCGCGTCATCGGCAAATAACGGCTATCTGAAAGCCCTGGATTCGGAATCCAACGGTAATTCGCACGTGATTTACTACGATGCTTGCTCGGGTTCCAGTGAGAAAGACCTGCACCACCTCTTTTTCAACGGCTCAGCATGGGTGAACGAGATTGTATGGTGGTTTGGCGACGGGGCAGGCTGCTTCGGAGTTTCACAGGCGCTAACCTCACAGAATGAACCTTGCCTTGCTCATTACAACGCTTGGTGGGGTTTCATCGATTCCAAAAATTCGTGGGTCAGGCCATGCTATACGGTTCGTTCCGGTGGCAGCTGGTCGTATGAGTACCTGGGTGACTACTGGGGCGATCAGACGGATATCGCACTTACTACGGGGGATTTGCCTCGGATCGTGTTTCAGGATGGTTCCGAACTTTGCTTCGCATCCTCAAACGGTTCAACATGGCAGATAACGAATGTAGATCCCGCACATGAGGCAAGTGAATACTGTGCCATAGCCTCTGACGGATCCGATACGCCTCCAATAGCATATCATGATTCAGTTAATGACGACCTCAGGTATGCCTGGAGCAGTGGATCATCCTGGAATACCACGCTCCTTGATTCGGATGGTGAGGTGGGAATAGCTCCGGATATTGCTGTTGATGGTAACGGTAACCCCTTCATCATCTATAATGATGTTACAAATCATCAGCTCAAGCTTGCGTGGTTTGGCGATCCCACCGGTGTAAACAGTCACGAGTCCGGAGGGGTTCAGAATCTGTCAATCCATGGTGTTACACCTAACCCAGCAAGAAATTTCCTGAGTATTACCGTATCTCTTTCGATTCAGACTGAAGTTAGTGTATCAATATTTGATCTAAGCGGGAGACTCGTGAGGAGAGCACCCATAGCTATCTGCGAGGAAGGTGTCTCAGAACTTTCATTAGATATCACCGGTCTGGAACGCGGAGTGTATTTCGTTCAGGCCAGTGACGGACAGTTGAGTAAAGCAGTCGAGGTTACTGTTCTTCCATAG